The Parachlamydia acanthamoebae genome has a window encoding:
- a CDS encoding OmpA family protein: MKTKLLISIQLILAVIFCFGCMRTKDDVWDDTKSAGRHVQRGFRSLAGKHGDSRQVRCREEFSVYDEEYSFSPEECDYVPLQDLNNDNLIAMADVSRHPKYSPGDPGSAIPGIDAFYDPATYPELAGIFESVRFPYNSNLIKGEENLLALRKVANYLKKHDRVYVFIEGHCDERGAEAYNLALGSRRSNAVREILIKEGVNPENLFTISYGKERPLFLDHNEESWGQNRRAEFKIYQR, translated from the coding sequence ATGAAGACAAAACTCCTGATTTCAATCCAGTTGATTTTAGCTGTTATTTTTTGCTTTGGATGTATGCGAACGAAAGATGATGTGTGGGATGACACTAAATCTGCCGGACGCCATGTGCAAAGAGGCTTTCGCTCTTTAGCAGGAAAACATGGGGATTCTCGCCAGGTACGTTGCCGAGAAGAGTTTTCCGTGTATGATGAAGAATACAGTTTTTCTCCTGAAGAATGTGACTACGTTCCTCTCCAGGATTTAAATAATGACAATTTGATTGCGATGGCTGACGTATCTCGTCACCCAAAATATTCTCCAGGAGATCCTGGTAGTGCGATTCCTGGAATTGATGCTTTTTATGATCCCGCTACATATCCTGAATTAGCAGGAATTTTTGAAAGTGTGCGCTTTCCGTATAATAGCAACTTAATCAAGGGTGAAGAAAACCTACTTGCACTTCGCAAAGTTGCCAATTATTTAAAAAAGCACGATCGTGTGTATGTATTCATTGAAGGACATTGCGATGAAAGAGGGGCAGAGGCCTATAATCTAGCTCTAGGCTCTAGAAGAAGCAATGCTGTGCGTGAAATTTTGATCAAAGAGGGAGTTAATCCAGAGAATTTGTTCACCATTTCTTACGGAAAAGAACGTCCTTTGTTTCTGGATCATAATGAAGAATCGTGGGGACAAAACCGTCGCGCAGAATTTAAAATTTACCAGCGTTGA
- a CDS encoding BON domain-containing protein translates to MKSKLLILPALSIMLVGCEQHVTNPPPPKSPTQQNSSILDAAPSETNTNRNLQDRRASDDADNTSRNVRDRIEGALTPFDQSESVGDRITLQSIRKALVENKILSTYAKNIKVITANGVVTLRGPVNSAAEKEAIERIVSLIPGVTKVDNQLEVLQNAEK, encoded by the coding sequence ATGAAATCTAAATTACTTATTCTTCCCGCTCTTTCAATCATGCTAGTTGGATGTGAGCAACACGTTACCAATCCACCTCCTCCTAAGTCTCCGACTCAGCAAAACAGCTCAATACTAGATGCGGCTCCTTCAGAGACGAATACAAACCGTAATTTGCAAGATCGTAGAGCATCCGATGATGCGGATAACACCAGTCGCAATGTACGTGATCGAATTGAAGGAGCCTTAACACCTTTTGATCAGTCGGAAAGCGTAGGTGATCGTATCACTTTACAAAGTATTCGAAAAGCATTGGTAGAGAACAAGATTTTGTCGACCTATGCAAAAAACATCAAAGTCATTACTGCGAATGGCGTTGTGACTCTTCGTGGACCTGTGAATAGCGCAGCTGAAAAAGAAGCAATTGAAAGAATTGTTTCGCTTATTCCTGGAGTGACAAAAGTGGATAATCAGCTCGAAGTTCTTCAGAATGCTGAGAAATAA
- a CDS encoding AI-2E family transporter: MWYKSSFIKYATNILLGLLILFLFVKLLPFFYPIVQFVVAFFSPLILGIVLYYMFRPLVQYLTNHHIPSAIAISSVFLILGGIIASIATFLIPTIITSLQEVTTSPAQKIEEVKEATISFLNIFNLNLYSYNEVKSLITNFLEKIQQFVFANTYLIISTATHIAFIFVLTPFCLFYLLKDDQKFYGWTMEMIPPVYRPQCEKIFHHLDKTLLTFFNGQIVVAAIVSLMALIGLAIIQIDNLIFLAFLTFLLGLIPYLGTLIAIIPPTLVGLTSSYLMGLTAAIVMTSIHLIEANLITPHVMMKRLDVHPLTIILLIVASFSLFGVTGPLWITPLYVFLREIYTQLSQLYSPKENLKD, from the coding sequence ATGTGGTACAAATCATCATTCATTAAATACGCGACGAACATTCTTTTAGGATTGCTCATCCTTTTCCTATTCGTTAAGCTATTACCTTTTTTTTATCCGATTGTTCAATTCGTCGTCGCTTTCTTCAGCCCTCTGATCTTAGGAATTGTTCTGTATTATATGTTTAGACCTCTTGTCCAATACCTGACAAATCACCACATCCCTAGTGCCATCGCAATTAGCTCTGTTTTTCTTATTTTGGGTGGGATCATTGCCAGCATCGCGACATTTCTGATTCCTACGATTATTACATCCCTTCAAGAAGTCACAACCTCACCCGCTCAAAAAATAGAGGAAGTCAAAGAAGCCACCATCAGCTTCCTGAATATTTTTAATTTAAACCTTTATTCTTATAATGAAGTTAAATCTCTTATTACTAATTTTTTAGAAAAAATACAGCAATTTGTTTTTGCTAATACGTATCTCATCATTTCAACCGCCACCCATATCGCCTTCATCTTTGTTCTTACTCCATTTTGTCTATTCTATCTATTGAAAGACGATCAAAAATTTTATGGTTGGACGATGGAAATGATTCCCCCGGTTTATCGTCCACAATGCGAAAAAATTTTTCATCATCTAGATAAAACGCTGCTCACATTTTTTAATGGACAAATTGTTGTAGCTGCCATTGTCTCTCTAATGGCTCTGATTGGCTTAGCCATCATCCAGATAGACAATTTGATTTTTTTGGCATTTTTAACCTTTCTATTGGGCTTGATCCCTTATTTAGGCACGCTTATCGCGATTATTCCTCCCACACTTGTGGGGCTCACCTCAAGCTATCTAATGGGTCTAACAGCCGCGATTGTGATGACTTCCATCCATTTGATTGAGGCAAACCTTATCACTCCTCACGTCATGATGAAACGCTTAGATGTTCATCCACTCACGATTATTTTGCTTATCGTTGCAAGCTTTTCACTCTTTGGAGTAACAGGTCCTTTGTGGATAACACCGCTCTATGTATTTCTAAGAGAGATTTATACACAGCTCTCCCAACTTTATAGCCCTAAAGAGAATTTAAAGGACTAA
- a CDS encoding LysM peptidoglycan-binding domain-containing protein: MAGSILIRKGMIPFLFVLVNLFQLEAANPPRTQNQRVLLEQEMKASLNILRHEFNNHEKEITLLEQKCESLQETLHVLSKQMMDNQDKQKEFVKSNTSSQETRLSELESTSKKIVQDLKNLQTHLNESTTVISKLDQKLSQLTQASELQHKNMENMQIALAALMDVLQPPQDVAQEFKLYEVKDGDSLGKIAQVHKTSIKVLKELNGLSQDKIRKGQKLKLP; the protein is encoded by the coding sequence ATGGCTGGATCTATATTGATAAGAAAGGGAATGATTCCCTTTCTTTTTGTGTTGGTAAATCTATTTCAGCTTGAGGCCGCTAATCCTCCAAGGACTCAAAATCAACGGGTATTGCTTGAGCAAGAGATGAAGGCTTCGTTAAATATCCTTCGACATGAATTTAATAATCATGAGAAAGAAATTACCCTTTTAGAGCAAAAATGTGAAAGCTTGCAGGAAACGCTCCACGTTTTAAGTAAGCAGATGATGGATAATCAGGATAAACAAAAAGAGTTTGTGAAGTCAAACACGAGCAGTCAAGAGACACGTTTAAGCGAGCTTGAGTCAACCTCAAAAAAAATTGTGCAAGACTTAAAAAATCTGCAAACACATCTCAATGAATCCACCACGGTTATTTCAAAGCTGGATCAAAAGCTTAGCCAGCTGACTCAGGCATCTGAGCTTCAACATAAAAATATGGAAAACATGCAAATAGCCCTCGCGGCTCTTATGGATGTTTTACAACCTCCACAAGATGTGGCACAGGAGTTTAAATTGTATGAAGTCAAAGATGGAGATAGCTTAGGTAAAATTGCCCAAGTGCATAAAACAAGCATCAAGGTTTTGAAGGAACTGAATGGTTTGAGTCAAGACAAGATCCGTAAAGGACAAAAACTTAAACTTCCTTAG
- a CDS encoding YtxH domain-containing protein, which translates to MVNKIQEDFLWGTLIGTFLGAATALLLTPASGAKLRQKMLNQLNQINGKKTKHVASPRSRSTKALKSVIPQPKKPHRKHTRGH; encoded by the coding sequence ATGGTTAACAAAATTCAAGAAGATTTTTTATGGGGAACTCTGATTGGCACATTTTTAGGGGCTGCGACTGCCTTGTTGCTCACTCCTGCTTCTGGTGCAAAACTGAGACAGAAAATGCTCAATCAACTCAATCAAATCAATGGGAAAAAGACAAAGCATGTTGCATCACCACGATCTCGCTCGACAAAAGCTTTGAAATCCGTTATACCACAGCCTAAAAAACCACATCGTAAACATACCCGTGGCCATTAG
- a CDS encoding FIST signal transduction protein — MSTIFTTSIVKEKDSHAAGETLGLEALKKMPTQKPDLAIIFGSPDYDYKKVFESFFKIIGEIQIIGCTSAGEFTEKEMSQGGIACAFITSDTHHFYTGIGIGLQNKQNEAIDVALANFPKSVPNFPLQSVMLFVDGLTGKGEEAVQAASRMLGGQVKLFGGAAGDNLHFKKTRVFGSGLALSDAVSTCLIASKKPIICSVKHGHHPISPALCVTKAKDNVLYEIEGKIALDVWKEYLQDEIQEQDWKHLINHSSEFLSKLLMKAGMITGDSYEIRFPISCNPDGSLNFICKVEKNSLIKIMSTRPSDQITSALEAAKEALKLAKNEKIAGIVVFDCACRGMILKERFSIAVEMIKDIFPDTPMIGVETYGEILLEPDVLAGGFHNASIVIMLIPE; from the coding sequence ATGAGCACAATATTCACAACAAGTATTGTTAAAGAAAAAGATAGCCATGCCGCCGGTGAAACTCTTGGTCTAGAGGCACTCAAAAAAATGCCCACGCAAAAACCAGATCTCGCAATCATTTTTGGTTCACCCGATTACGATTATAAAAAAGTTTTTGAGTCGTTTTTTAAAATCATCGGTGAAATTCAAATCATTGGATGCACTTCAGCGGGAGAATTTACCGAGAAAGAAATGTCACAAGGAGGGATTGCGTGTGCATTTATCACATCGGACACACATCACTTTTATACCGGCATTGGTATTGGGCTGCAAAACAAACAAAATGAAGCCATCGATGTTGCTCTAGCAAACTTCCCAAAATCGGTTCCCAACTTTCCTTTGCAATCTGTAATGCTGTTCGTCGATGGATTAACAGGAAAAGGCGAAGAAGCCGTGCAAGCAGCTTCTCGAATGTTAGGGGGTCAGGTCAAATTATTCGGAGGAGCGGCAGGAGATAATCTGCATTTTAAGAAAACTCGTGTATTTGGCTCAGGGTTAGCCCTTTCCGATGCCGTGAGTACATGCCTCATAGCTTCCAAAAAGCCGATTATTTGTAGCGTAAAGCATGGCCACCACCCGATCTCCCCAGCTCTTTGCGTGACGAAAGCTAAAGACAATGTTCTTTATGAAATCGAGGGAAAGATTGCATTAGATGTATGGAAAGAATACTTACAGGATGAAATTCAAGAGCAGGATTGGAAGCACCTCATTAACCATAGCTCAGAATTTTTATCTAAACTATTAATGAAGGCAGGAATGATTACGGGCGATTCTTATGAAATCCGCTTTCCGATTTCATGTAATCCGGATGGTTCTTTAAACTTTATTTGTAAAGTTGAAAAAAATTCCTTAATCAAAATCATGAGTACACGCCCCTCTGATCAAATTACATCAGCACTAGAAGCTGCTAAAGAAGCCCTGAAACTAGCCAAAAATGAAAAGATTGCTGGCATTGTTGTCTTTGACTGCGCTTGTCGAGGAATGATTTTAAAAGAACGTTTTTCCATAGCTGTGGAAATGATCAAAGACATCTTTCCTGATACTCCCATGATTGGAGTAGAAACCTATGGAGAAATTTTGTTAGAGCCTGACGTACTTGCAGGGGGATTTCACAATGCCTCGATCGTGATCATGCTCATCCCCGAATAA
- a CDS encoding CinA family nicotinamide mononucleotide deamidase-related protein, which translates to MDKKENIEILAIGTEILTGHTVNTNAAYIAKHLMDINLEVSRQIVAPDAGERLKAILTEIVARASLVIVTGGLGPTCDDNTRQIVAQLLGCSFRFDEEIAAELAQRYGANLMSLKDQATVLHPAIILKNTIGTAPGFIVQKNQTTVILLPGIPEEMKVMLGQVLDYLKSHFLDGVKTFTRKCNFFGLTESTVDVVLKQLQSNYPEVEFGIYSSQGVLTVQVTKKSEQKDPTLLLLDTLIQTIKNTFSGHFFDTPSNTIEEAIHNLFCQHNWTLSCAESCTGGQLASALTYFPGSSEYFLGGIVPYSNTQKIHILGVTPKSIEEDGAVSARVVSQMAENMLTLANSDYSLAVSGIAGPDGGTTEKPVGTIWAAIAQRGRPPFVWEFLAKGNRQLIIKKTINTILGQLLKICHQRLGEK; encoded by the coding sequence ATGGATAAGAAAGAAAACATTGAAATTCTAGCAATTGGCACGGAAATTTTAACAGGACATACTGTTAATACAAATGCGGCCTACATTGCTAAACACTTAATGGATATCAATCTTGAAGTTTCCAGACAAATCGTCGCGCCTGATGCTGGAGAACGTTTAAAGGCTATTTTGACGGAAATCGTTGCTCGGGCATCTTTAGTTATTGTAACAGGAGGCCTCGGTCCAACCTGTGATGATAATACACGTCAAATTGTTGCTCAATTATTAGGATGCTCCTTTCGTTTTGACGAAGAGATTGCAGCAGAACTTGCCCAACGTTATGGGGCCAATCTCATGAGTCTTAAAGATCAAGCAACTGTTTTGCATCCCGCTATCATTTTGAAAAATACCATCGGAACGGCACCAGGATTTATTGTTCAGAAAAATCAAACAACTGTCATTTTACTTCCTGGGATTCCCGAAGAAATGAAAGTAATGCTCGGTCAGGTGCTGGATTATTTAAAAAGCCATTTTTTAGATGGTGTCAAAACATTCACACGCAAATGTAACTTTTTTGGACTCACAGAATCTACTGTCGACGTGGTTTTAAAACAATTACAATCTAATTACCCTGAAGTAGAATTTGGCATTTATTCGAGTCAAGGTGTGCTGACCGTACAAGTGACTAAAAAATCAGAACAGAAAGATCCAACCCTTCTTCTATTAGATACATTAATCCAAACAATCAAAAATACATTTTCCGGGCATTTTTTTGACACCCCCTCTAATACAATTGAAGAAGCCATACACAATTTATTCTGCCAACATAACTGGACTTTGAGCTGTGCGGAATCGTGCACAGGTGGCCAATTGGCTAGCGCTTTAACCTATTTTCCAGGATCCTCAGAATATTTTCTAGGAGGTATTGTCCCCTATTCAAACACTCAAAAAATCCACATTTTAGGGGTCACACCAAAGAGTATTGAGGAAGATGGGGCTGTCAGCGCCCGCGTCGTTTCACAAATGGCTGAAAATATGCTCACCCTGGCAAATAGCGATTATAGCCTTGCTGTTTCCGGTATTGCAGGACCGGATGGGGGAACAACCGAAAAACCCGTTGGTACAATTTGGGCGGCTATTGCTCAGCGCGGACGTCCCCCTTTTGTATGGGAGTTTTTAGCTAAAGGCAATCGACAACTCATCATAAAAAAGACCATAAACACCATTTTAGGGCAACTCTTGAAGATTTGCCATCAACGACTAGGAGAAAAATAA
- a CDS encoding ferritin-like domain-containing protein, which yields MTQNAFYRLFLKEISDLYSAENQLVEALPKMAEAATTPELKEALERHLSQTKKHVARLDSIFSMLNENSFKETCEAMEGLIYEANEIIQNEAPSVVKDAALIGATQRIEHYEIAGYGVAKTFATQLELYDIAELLKESLEEEGNADKHLTVIAEGGFFTTGINKRAKNIS from the coding sequence ATGACTCAAAATGCCTTTTATAGATTATTTCTAAAAGAGATCAGTGATTTATATAGTGCAGAAAATCAACTAGTTGAAGCCTTACCTAAGATGGCAGAAGCCGCGACAACTCCAGAACTCAAGGAAGCCTTGGAACGTCATTTGAGTCAAACAAAAAAACACGTTGCCAGATTAGACAGCATTTTTTCTATGTTGAATGAAAATTCTTTTAAGGAAACTTGTGAAGCTATGGAAGGACTGATTTATGAGGCAAATGAAATTATTCAAAATGAAGCGCCTTCCGTTGTAAAAGATGCAGCTTTAATTGGAGCAACCCAGAGAATTGAGCACTATGAAATCGCCGGCTATGGAGTTGCAAAAACTTTTGCAACTCAGCTAGAGTTATACGATATTGCTGAACTTCTTAAAGAATCTTTAGAAGAAGAAGGAAATGCCGATAAGCATCTGACTGTGATTGCGGAAGGTGGATTTTTTACGACAGGAATTAACAAGCGTGCAAAGAATATCTCTTAA
- a CDS encoding YtxH domain-containing protein produces MGTQNHVNCFLKGALLGGLTGSLAALLLAPKSGQELRNDLSDTIEDIREKSQHFSDQVKETGHKALHAFDYHNGYHEEEEDESPATMWLGGAFGAILGATSALLLAPQSGEKLREELGEKYDEIREKAESFMANVNHKGHDAMEYAEDWKDTLNTIISKLSTSNSKRKHASNSHLEEIIDWASLGIKVLQQFQNRR; encoded by the coding sequence ATGGGAACCCAGAACCATGTGAATTGCTTTTTAAAGGGAGCTCTCTTAGGCGGCTTAACAGGAAGTCTTGCAGCGTTGCTGCTTGCTCCAAAGTCTGGTCAAGAGCTAAGAAATGATTTATCAGATACAATCGAAGATATTCGCGAAAAATCGCAACATTTTAGTGATCAGGTGAAAGAGACTGGTCATAAGGCTTTGCATGCCTTTGATTATCACAATGGTTACCATGAAGAAGAAGAGGATGAGAGTCCCGCTACCATGTGGTTAGGGGGAGCATTTGGTGCTATTCTAGGAGCCACATCTGCATTATTATTAGCTCCACAATCTGGAGAAAAGTTACGTGAAGAGCTTGGAGAAAAATATGATGAGATTCGTGAGAAAGCCGAAAGCTTTATGGCGAATGTCAATCACAAAGGCCATGATGCCATGGAATATGCTGAGGATTGGAAGGATACACTTAATACAATCATCAGCAAACTCTCCACTTCTAATTCGAAAAGGAAACATGCTTCCAATTCACATCTTGAAGAAATTATTGATTGGGCAAGCTTAGGAATCAAAGTTTTGCAACAATTTCAAAATAGGAGATAA
- a CDS encoding FIST signal transduction protein, with amino-acid sequence MSTVFTTSIVKEKDSHAAGEALGLEALKKMPSQKPDLAIIFGSPDYDYKKVFESLFKVIGEIQIIGCTSAGEFTEKEVSQGGIACAFITSDTHHFYTGIGIGLQNKQNEAIDVALTNFPKSVPNFPLQSAMLFVDGLTGKGEEAVQATSQMLGGQVKLFGGAAGDNLRFKKTRVFGSGLALSDAVSTCLIASKKPIICSVKHGHHPISPALCVTKAKDNILYEIEGKIALDVWKEYLQDEVQEQDWQHLINHDSEFLSKLLLKHEAGVITGDSYKIRFPISCNPDGSLNFICTIEKNSLIKIMSARPSDQITSALEAAKEALTRAKNEKIAGIVVFDCACRGMILKERFSVAVEMIKDIFPDTPMIGVETYGEILLDPDEPAGGFHNASIVIMLIPE; translated from the coding sequence ATGAGCACAGTATTCACAACAAGCATTGTTAAAGAAAAAGATAGCCATGCCGCCGGTGAAGCTCTCGGTCTAGAGGCTCTCAAAAAAATGCCTTCGCAAAAACCAGATCTCGCAATCATTTTTGGTTCACCCGATTATGACTATAAAAAAGTTTTTGAATCACTTTTTAAGGTCATTGGTGAAATTCAAATCATTGGATGCACTTCAGCGGGAGAATTTACCGAGAAAGAAGTCTCTCAAGGAGGGATTGCGTGTGCATTTATCACGTCGGACACGCATCACTTTTATACTGGGATCGGTATTGGACTGCAAAACAAGCAAAATGAGGCCATCGATGTTGCTCTAACAAACTTCCCAAAATCTGTTCCCAACTTCCCATTACAATCTGCTATGCTATTCGTCGATGGATTAACAGGAAAAGGCGAAGAAGCCGTGCAAGCGACTTCTCAAATGTTAGGTGGTCAGGTCAAATTATTTGGAGGAGCCGCCGGAGACAATCTCCGCTTTAAAAAAACACGTGTGTTTGGTTCAGGTTTAGCCCTCTCCGATGCCGTGAGCACATGTCTCATTGCTTCCAAAAAACCAATTATTTGTAGCGTAAAGCATGGTCACCACCCGATTTCTCCCGCTCTTTGCGTGACGAAAGCTAAAGACAATATTCTTTATGAAATCGAAGGAAAGATCGCATTAGATGTATGGAAAGAATACTTACAGGATGAAGTTCAAGAGCAGGATTGGCAACATCTCATTAATCACGATTCAGAGTTTTTATCTAAACTATTACTGAAACACGAGGCAGGAGTGATTACAGGCGATTCTTACAAAATCCGCTTTCCGATTTCATGTAATCCGGATGGTTCTTTAAACTTTATTTGTACCATTGAAAAAAATTCCTTAATCAAAATCATGAGTGCTCGCCCCTCTGATCAAATTACATCAGCACTAGAAGCTGCTAAAGAAGCCCTGACACGAGCCAAAAATGAAAAGATCGCTGGCATAGTGGTTTTTGACTGTGCTTGTCGAGGCATGATATTAAAAGAACGTTTTTCCGTTGCTGTAGAAATGATCAAAGATATCTTTCCTGATACTCCCATGATTGGGGTAGAAACCTATGGAGAAATTTTGTTAGATCCGGATGAACCTGCAGGGGGATTTCACAATGCCTCAATCGTAATCATGCTCATCCCCGAATAA